The genomic region atttcccacaagtaaggaatgaagccatggactctcctcatattaagaaggaaatgactgtttttattattaataataataataataataatagtgatattCAGTCATTATCTGAATAGATCACACACAAATGAAGAACACtgtttaataacaaattttattttaCTTATGCTCCCTTTTatcaatataaaatatgtttagagAAAACAAATgattctctcttttttttgcagaaaaaaatccTTTTGACTAAAATAGAGCAATTAAAAGACAGTTATAAGCATATTCAGTTTATTTTATGAAATAAACTGGTAAATTATTTGGAAACTCAGGAatagtaaataatattattatttatttcattatacGCCAAACAACTGTTTCCGATGCACTTGCATGCAATGAAATTAGAACAATATAATGTTGCgcaatctgaaaaagaaagaaataaacagTTAGAAATAAacattaacataaaataaataatgtttcgTACTCATAATCTCTTGCTACCTAAATTATTTTTGCATGTTATTAGTTGATTGACATAccttgctagtggctgattggccacgaatctgcaggggacggcattgcacaagcagttcacaagaactgcttgtgcaatgataaatgccagcagAGTATGCTGTTGACATTCATCTATGTCTGTCGGACAGGATCTGCTGAGCGGAACATGTCGGACAGGCCGATAAGAAATCGGCCATTTTATCTGTTTATTGAAttatacaattaaatttaaaaaaaaattatttccttcaaaACAAATTACTTCTACACAGTATATAATTATTACAACTTTGCTAACATTAATTTATTTAGCTGGACCTTTATTGCATTGAGAACCGAACTGTGTGTTTTGTATcactcaaaatgtaaaaaaaaaaaaaaaaagtctataataCAATTGCTGCTGAATTGTAAAAATGCTAAATGTttctataaaaattaaatttttaatgctATAATTGTTTATTGAAGTTATCTATTAGTCACCCATTAAAggcatattttaattaagaaataaacCTCTCTGAATAGAGTAATAGAGTGGAATATTTGCAGTTAAACCAACATCATTAGATAAATTATAACATAAAAAGgtcaaacaaatattttaaaatattgccatCTTGGTCTATCCATATTATAGGGTAAATTCCAATCATTGAAAAAAGCCATCACTGTATTTAtccacaaaaatccccatagacattaatggtgattttttttttgtagaaaatcaTTACAATATCCTAAAGTAAAGGAATCGATCTCTATGTCGGTATAACTTAAGCCTATACGGTGAAAGCTGGATGTTATAACATGCATTTTAGTTTTGTCCTGTATCCAAAGCTTGGTTCTTTGATCCTGGATTTAACATCTTCATTGTTCCCTTTACAATtcttcataattaaaaaaaaataaaaaaattaaattgtatgtatTAGGATCTATATTATCACAATGTTCTGAAATTCATTTGTGGTGCTATCATCCTGCCCCCTATTGTTTGGGCTGTAAAATCTAAATTCATATTAAAATTCATACCATATCAGTTCTACCTCAGTAATTACATACAAGGAGGCAAACATGCATGTGCAAAACAGTGGTCTTCACctatatattttgcattatatctatttcttttattttatctgACACCCATGCACTGATATAATTGCGAACTGTCTCAATTTTCCTGGGACAATCACAGTTTTTGGCCTCCTGTCCATTTATAATTGTCCTAGATGTCTATCCTACACTGTAAAACGTTTGTAACTGTAGTAGTCAAatgtatggtatttgttgatagtATGTATATCACATCGGCATCAAATCTCTCACAATTCACAAATTAAATtgaacaatacttaaagggacactgaacccaaattttttctttcgtggttcagataaagcatggcattttaagcaactttctaatttactcctattatcaaattttctttattctcttggtatctttatttgaaatgcaataatgtaagtttagatgccggcccatttttggtgaacaacctggttgattggtggataaattcatccaccaataaaaaagtgctgtcaagagttctgaacaaaaaaaaagcttagatgccttctttttcaaataaagatagcaagagaatgaagaaaaattaataggagtacattagaaagttgcttaaaattgcatgctctatctgaatcacaaaataaaaaatttgcgttcagtgtccctttaatatattatgcATATCCTTTGCAGTTTACATTGGGTTTTTTTGGGGGTGGAAACTGTTAGTGGCATAGGCACTATTACTTGTAAAGTGTTCACTTAAAAAGTGTCCCTGGAAGAATTTTCAGATGTTTCTATATGTGATATATATTGGATAAGATACTCTTTTGTACTTGTCATAGGTTTACTGTCTGAAAGTTTTTGTCCTTCATCTAAAGTATACAAATTAATTCATTTGAAACTTTTTTGCAAATTGACAATTAAAATTTGAGACAAAAAAAGCTAGAAATATATTAAACATTAGGTTTGAGAAATGTAATTATACCTACCCTGTACCACTACGAAGTAGCTCAAATATTTCATTAATTTTCTCCAGAGGGAACGTGTTGCTCACCAAGAAATTAACATCAAATTTCTTTGCAATTAAGTCAGAAACTAGCTTTGGAACATCAGTTTTACTCTTCCAACCTATGGGGTAACAAATACATTTGTATTAGAATCTCATTAGGGTTACAATTAATGTATGATTAGAATACTCTGCAATACTTTTTGGTTAATATTACTTATGGGTGCACAAggttaacattattataaaaaacaTTCACTCAAACACACCAAAACCATAATATTTTAATGGACTTACAGATTTAGAAAAATGTGAAAAGGAAAAATAGAGCAGGGGTCGTATAAAGTGAGAGAGTGCAAAGGGCAAAAAAGATGAAAGGGCAAAGAAAGATAATAATTTAGGTGGAAGACAAAATGTTTCAGAGAGCTATGGGATATTTAATAACAAATGTTTTGGTGCATTtgataaaataaaagttattactcCATTATACTATTGTATTTCTATTGTTTTGCTGTACCTCCATATATGGATCCTCTCACGCTCCGCCCTGTGAGAAGCGTGCCAGGTTCAATACACAGTTTTTCACCTGCAGGTGTCACACCAAGCACCACAGCCACTCCACATGCATAGTAAGTGGATTCCAGAGCAGTCATCTAGGAAatagaacattatatatatatatatatatatatatatatatatatatatatatatatatatatatatatatatatatatatatgtgtgtttgtgtgcatgtatatgtgtgtttgtgtgcgtgcgtgcgtgtgtatatatatatacacacagaagctTCCAACGATGTTAAAAATGATTTTAATCTCGAAAAGCAGCCTGCTTTCTTTCTTAATGCATTTTTTAGAATCTTCTTTCTTCTGAATCCTTCAAAAGTATTTGCAATATAGCACATTAGCTTCAGTGTGTATGTTACTAGGAGCTATGTGAAGTAAAATCTTTGATCTGCATGTTACTGGAATTCAACGGGGTAAAATCATTGCTCTGCTATTTCTTTTACTGGTAGTCAAAGGCAAACATTACTCAATGTGTGTTACAATTAAAAGGTTGGGAGTAAAATCGCCACTCTGGTTGAGCCTGGCTGTCAAAGAAATAAAATTACTGCTCATGCTACAGCTACAACTACTGCTGTATGTCACTGGCAGCCAATGGTACAATGTACTTTATGTTACTGTCTGCCAAGGAGATTAAATCACTGCTttttgtgttactggcagctaaaaggCGTAAAATccactaatacatgtatgttactggcagccaaggggagtTTAAAATCATTGGCTGGTGTGTGTGACTGACAATCAATGGGTgtaaaattatatgtttttttttttgttattaggtGTGATTATATCAGTGCTTATGGGGATATAATCAATATAAGTATACGGTTTTAGTTGGCATGAGGATAAGGGAAGAGGCCATTAAAAGTACCCATGGTCTGAAGCTTTAGCAATCTTTTGATGCCCCTGGTGTTGATAAACAATAAACAGTGGAAACATGCAATCTGATTTCCCCTTATTTGTGTTATTTATCTGAAAATTCTAAGCAAACATTGAAACAAAAGGCAGGAAAAGATTCAACAGTTAAAATGTACACTATTCAATAGCAATTCATCAATCCCTGTGTCAGTTCGTATGTAAGTGTGTAGGcttcactaaacccaaaaatgaacAATGTTGTGTTTATACAGATGTCTAATAAATAATACCTAATATAGAAGAAAACAATTAcaatatttcaatataaatatatcagTAAAATTaaaggttaatacatattttattttatgagtCTTCTCCTCTATAATGTTACCTGTTATTGTATTACTCTTACCATTGTTTCGAGTTGCCCGGTACATTCAAAAGCATAGTCCACTCCTCCATCAGTCATTTTGCGTATGACCTCAGCTATGGGTTCTTTGTGGTCCTTAGGACTTACACATTCTGTGGCTCCTAGTTTTATAACTGTTGGAAATTTATCTTTATGAGAACCAACCCCAATGATACGGGCAGCTCCACTGACTTTGCAACCAATAATGGTTGAAATTCCAACTCCACCTAAACCAAAAACTGCACACGTAGAACCAGGTGTTAccttaaaaaaagagaaaagtatATTTAGTTAAAGTGCATATTAAAAGTATATGCCTATGCACATCATTTTTACAGTGAGGCTTAGTTAAAATGAGAAAATCATCACTAAGTAAAAAAAACACAAGGTATCCTTATTATTAAAATCTGACAATACATTGAATTAAACATTTGATTTGAATGGTGCATGGTAGAACTGTTTGTACTTAGGTTAATGGGAAGTCTAATGGAAATatgtaaaaaaagttttaaatttgttAGTCCAATGTTTTTTAGTGCTATTGATATTTGCAAACTATGGCCGAGTTTCCATTTGAGGTGTTTATCATTTTTAGGCTGTCCGTGaactgttaaagaaaaaaaatatatatatacggctAGACTACTAGTGTTGTAGTAcagcttttaaagctgaaaaaaatggccattccagcgtaatggccaggaacgcatattacgagtcgtgttggtatagctatttcagtagctctcatcctattggctgttttgaacagccaatagtatttttcagaagctctcatcctattggctgatttgaatgtgaagaatcaaatcagccaataggaatgcaaggaacgccattttgaaatgactaccttgcattcaacttcagtgtacggtggtgactgtatgaagaggacgcttcacgcaggatgggattggcttccaggatggctcccctccgcgccgccgggatgaagatagaagtcttcagagatggatgaaggtgtcgccacctggatgaagacttctcgccgcctgtatgaagatggatggtcggacttcaggaaccgtgagtagatattctggggttagtgtttttttttagattagggctttgggcttttgtaaaagagctgaatgcgcttataagggcaatgcccatacaaatgccccttaaggggcaatgggtagcttaggtttttagagttagagttttttattttggggggttagttagatgttgggactttgtattttttacagggagaagagctgtttaacttagggcaatgccctacaaaaagcccttttaagggctattggtagtttattgtaggctagggggtgtttttatttttatagagctattagattaggtgtgattgtttttatttttgataatttagttttattattttttgtaattttagatttttttatttttttcatagtgtaaggttttttaaatttgtaattgttaggtttatttttatttcacaggtaattttttatttattttaagatagttatattgcaattttaatttaaagttagggggtgttaggtttaggggttaatagtttaatttagtgttttgcgatgtgggggggtcggcagtttaggggttaatgggtttatttagtggcggcgatgtgggtggctggaggtttaggggttaataggtttatttagt from Bombina bombina isolate aBomBom1 chromosome 2, aBomBom1.pri, whole genome shotgun sequence harbors:
- the LOC128649911 gene encoding NADP-dependent alcohol dehydrogenase — protein: MGTAGKDIKCRAAVAWEPKKPLSIEEIVVAPPKKHEIRIKMLATGVCRSDSSALSQVLGGVKFPVILGHEGIGIVESIGPGVTCVKPGDKVIPLFVPECGECRSCLSPMCNLCEKRDFQTGMMDDSTTRFTCKGKMIYHYACTSTFTEYTVVKEMCIAKVDPAAPLEACLIGCGFSTGYGAAINTAKVTPGSTCAVFGLGGVGISTIIGCKVSGAARIIGVGSHKDKFPTVIKLGATECVSPKDHKEPIAEVIRKMTDGGVDYAFECTGQLETMMTALESTYYACGVAVVLGVTPAGEKLCIEPGTLLTGRSVRGSIYGGWKSKTDVPKLVSDLIAKKFDVNFLVSNTFPLEKINEIFELLRSGTGLRNIILF